Within Myceligenerans xiligouense, the genomic segment CGGCGCACGAAAGGTGCAGCTCATGGTGCGCACCACGAACTCCGCCGTCGTCGACTTCTACGAGAGGCTCGGCTACACCGACCAGGAGACCACGGTGCTCGGCCGCTGGTTCTGATCAGCGGCCGGTGTAGTTCGGCGCCTCGACGGTCATCTGCACGTCGTGCGGGTGGCTCTCCTGCAGCGACGCGGAGGTGATCCGCACGAACCGGCCCTTGGCCTGCAGCTCGGGCACCGTCCGCGCGCCCGTGTAGAACATGGTCTGGTGCAGGCCGCCCACGAGCTGGTGCGCCACGGTGGCGAGCGTGCCCTTGTACGGCACCCGCCCCTCGACGCCCTCGGGGACGATCATGTCGTCGCTGGCGACCTCGGCCTGGAAGTACCGGTCCTTCGAGTAGGACTTCTTGCCGCGGGACGACATCGCGCCCATCGAGCCCATGCCACGGTACGACTTGAACTGCTTGCCGTTGACCAGGATGGTCTCCCCCGGCGCCTCCTCGGTGCCGGCCAGCATCGAGCCCAGCATCACGGCCTCGGCACCCGCCACGATGGCCTTGCCGATCTCGCCCGAGTGCCGCATCCCGCCGTCGGCGATCACCGGCACGCCCGCCTCGCGCGCGGCCAGGGACGCCTCGTACACCGCGGTCACCTGCGGCACGCCGACGCCCGTGACGACCCGCGTGGTGCAGATCGAGCCGGGCCCCACGCCCACCTTCACCGCGTCCGCCCCGGCCTCCACGAACGAGCGCGCGCCCTCCCGCGTCGCGACGTTCCCGCCGATCACCTGCACGTCCCTGGTCGCCGGGTCGGTCTTGAGCCGCTTGACCATGTCCAGCAGCAACCGGACGTTCCCGTGCGCGGTGTCCGCCACGAGCACGTCGACACCGGCGTCGATCAGGGTGGTGGCGCGGGTCCACGCGTCGCCGAAGTACCCGATCGCGGCACCCACCAGCAGGCGGCCCTGCCCGTCCTTGGACGCGCGCGGGAACTGCTCCGACTTCACGAAGTCCTTCACGGTGATGAGGCCGGTGAGCCGCCCGTCGCCGTCGACCAGCGGAAGCCGCTCCACCTTGTTCTGCCGCAGCAGCGCGGTGGCGTCCTCACGGGCGATCCCCTCCGGCCCGGTGACCAGGCCGCTGGAGGTCATGACCTCGTCGACCTTGGTGGTGCCCCACTCCGCGACCGGGGTGAACCGCAGGTCGCGGTTGGTGACGATGCCGATGAGCCGGTTGCCGGCGTCCACCACCGGGAAGCCGGAGATCCGGTACTCCCCCGCGAGCTGGTCGAGCTCCTCGAGCGTGGCGTCCGGACCGATGGTGACCGGATTCGAGATGATCCCGGTCTGCGTCCGCTTCACCATGTCCACCTGGAGCGCCTGGTCCTCGATGGACAGGTTGCGGTGCAGCACCCCGATGCCGCCCTGACGAGCCATCGCGATCGCCATGCGCGACTCGGTGACGGTGTCCATCGCCGCCGACACCAGCGGCACGCGGATGGAGATCTCCCTCGTCAGGCGAGAGGTCGTGTCGATGTCCGACGGGGCCAGGTCGGAGTAGCCAGGAAGCAGCAACACGTCGTCGTACGTGAGGCCGAGGAAACCGAACGGGTCGTGCGCTTGGGGTGCGGTGGGCTCCATGTCAGGAGTCTACGGTGCGAGCCCCCGCAATATTCCGTGGCCGGTGATCCGGGGGACGTCGCCTCCGTCACCCCCGGACCTCACCTGAGGACCGCAAGGACCTCGTGGAGCAGGCCGTTGAACGAGCGGACCCGCTGGACCGTGGGGCCGAAGGGGACGTCAACCGCCGCCGCGTCCGCCCGCATCCCGACGAGGAGCGGCAGGTCCGGGTACGCCTCGTGCACCGCGTGCACGACGTCGAGCGCGGGCCGGGTCTGCGTGGTGGCGAGCACGACGGCGGCCGGGCGCACCATCGTCACCAGTTCCACCGACCGGTGCGTACTGGCGGGGCCCGTGACGATCCGCGCCATGGTCCCCTTCGCCGCCAGCGACGCGGCAAGGGCGTGCGCCGGGAGCGGGACGAGCTCGTCCGGGGCGGCGAACACCAGCACGATCTTGCGCATCCGGCTCGGGTGGTTCGCGGGCGGCCCGCCGGCCTCGACCATCTCCCGCTCGAACTCCTCGGTGTACTCCCGGAGGCTGGCCAGCGCTGCCGCGGCGAGCACCATCTCCGGCACCTCGCCCGGCCCGGCGAGCACGGTCCGTACCGCGACCTGGTCGAACGCCGGCTCGACGAGCTCCGTCCACCACACGGCCGGGTCGTCCTCGGGGCTGAGTCGCAGCAGCGCGTCGCATGCCGTGCGGCTGTACTTGATGGCGGCGTCCACCAGCGCCGACACCCGGCTCGACCAGGACGTCCCGCCCACGGCACGCGAGCGACCGGGCTCGCGCTGCGACCCGCCGCCGCCCGGCAGGGCGCGCAGGTGGCCACGGCGGGAACCCTCGTGCTCCGGATGACCCGGCGCGGCCGGGTCGGCGCCCGTCCGCGCCGGGGGCGGCGCGTCCGCCCCGGCGTCCGCCCCCGGCGCCGCGAGTTCGTCCCCGGTGCCCCTGTCGGCACCGCCGTCCCCCGCCGCCCGGTCGGACGCCGCCGACCGGCCGTCACGCTGCGAGAACTCGGCCGACTCGTCCGACTGGACGGTGGCGAGCTCCTCCTCGCTCGCCTCGATCGCGGCGCGGGCCGCGTCGCCGGGCGCGTGGCCCTCAAGGGTGAGCCGCCGCATGACCAGCAGTCTTGCCACGTCGTCGGGCGTGTACCGGCGGTGTGAGCCCGCTGTGCGACCTGACGGGCCCAGCCCGTAGCGACGGTCCCAGGTACGCAGGGTCGCGGGTGCGACCCCGAGGCGTTTGGCCACCGCTGCGACA encodes:
- the guaB gene encoding IMP dehydrogenase translates to MEPTAPQAHDPFGFLGLTYDDVLLLPGYSDLAPSDIDTTSRLTREISIRVPLVSAAMDTVTESRMAIAMARQGGIGVLHRNLSIEDQALQVDMVKRTQTGIISNPVTIGPDATLEELDQLAGEYRISGFPVVDAGNRLIGIVTNRDLRFTPVAEWGTTKVDEVMTSSGLVTGPEGIAREDATALLRQNKVERLPLVDGDGRLTGLITVKDFVKSEQFPRASKDGQGRLLVGAAIGYFGDAWTRATTLIDAGVDVLVADTAHGNVRLLLDMVKRLKTDPATRDVQVIGGNVATREGARSFVEAGADAVKVGVGPGSICTTRVVTGVGVPQVTAVYEASLAAREAGVPVIADGGMRHSGEIGKAIVAGAEAVMLGSMLAGTEEAPGETILVNGKQFKSYRGMGSMGAMSSRGKKSYSKDRYFQAEVASDDMIVPEGVEGRVPYKGTLATVAHQLVGGLHQTMFYTGARTVPELQAKGRFVRITSASLQESHPHDVQMTVEAPNYTGR
- a CDS encoding MerR family transcriptional regulator translates to MTSTRPAQSQGGPRPSSPGLAVAAVAKRLGVAPATLRTWDRRYGLGPSGRTAGSHRRYTPDDVARLLVMRRLTLEGHAPGDAARAAIEASEEELATVQSDESAEFSQRDGRSAASDRAAGDGGADRGTGDELAAPGADAGADAPPPARTGADPAAPGHPEHEGSRRGHLRALPGGGGSQREPGRSRAVGGTSWSSRVSALVDAAIKYSRTACDALLRLSPEDDPAVWWTELVEPAFDQVAVRTVLAGPGEVPEMVLAAAALASLREYTEEFEREMVEAGGPPANHPSRMRKIVLVFAAPDELVPLPAHALAASLAAKGTMARIVTGPASTHRSVELVTMVRPAAVVLATTQTRPALDVVHAVHEAYPDLPLLVGMRADAAAVDVPFGPTVQRVRSFNGLLHEVLAVLR